From the genome of Cydia strobilella chromosome 21, ilCydStro3.1, whole genome shotgun sequence, one region includes:
- the LOC134751154 gene encoding counting factor associated protein D-like isoform X2 — MKIVLCVALCAVVVSGSPSRFSDFRDSVRSTLTKLPQSVNQHVSHIRETIPFSDGRFDKVFGTLDEMVKSFLKQKIKAFASLSNILPAGLSLPDLSLPTSLPIPGVPGFGLPAGSPGSSGGSGSAPPKPKFERSLHVHEDIIVPLSGFTESYEIEWHAESDTMRKVLQGGNGNTVYRSPKPDGKVELLEIREEQEGKNKVHRCSRTVVSLDAPAEKTFPGLPDLSDYVFVGNAKSELWRKVIKGNPGENGAVKGESLTVTHELLVAREKDGPVPVRYSVTTDSSILGPASDVYIHTYKVLPPPTAAITPDTTQCMTIEDATPRQKRADLFSKFTDTLSKFNPLLDFSLPVGPGDIGPKFESFKNEFKRNYIDPVEEAVRKNLLTQSTRFIEAGNRATSSFEMGVNFLADRLDEEISQLFGVREPEGLVEEGMVPFPYSEKEVKTASDKLPEEFDWRKYGAVSPVRYQGTTCASCWAFAVAASTEGALFKKTNKLVPLSPQCLVDCGKSFGAHGCGPTWPSFAYDYIQNRGLSAWDEYDYEAKVLECKDTKVSPVTHISGHVNVTANNEDALKVAIKNHAPTVVIVDAMAKSFIYYKSGVLNDKKCGESKPRLNHAVLAVGWGSKDDSKDAPHFILKNSWSDKWGEEGYIKIAPESCAVLERPTYSLVQQPNVDKEALRSSYND; from the exons TAGTGAGCGGCTCGCCGAGTCGCTTCAGCGATTTCAGAG ATTCAGTGAGAAGCACACTGACAAAACTGCCGCAGTCAGTTAATCAACATGTTAGTCATATTCGAGAAACAATCCCGTTTTCTGATGGCCGTTTCGATAAGGTCTTTG GAACATTGGATGAGATGGTCAAGAGCTTCCTTAAGCAGAAAATCAAGGCCTTCGCATCACTCTCAAACATCCTACCGGCCGGTCTGAGCCTTCCAGACCTGAGTCTGCCTACCTCCCTCCCTATCCCTGGGGTCCCCGGGTTCGGTCTGCCTGCTGGAAGCCCTGGAAGCTCTGGGGGCTCTGGGTCGGCTCCGCCGAAGCCGAAGTTTGAGCGGTCGCTCCATGTGCATGAGGATATTATTGTGCCGTTGTCTGGGTTCACTGAGAGCTATGAGATAGA ATGGCACGCTGAATCTGACACGATGCGTAAGGTCCTGCAGGGTGGCAATGGCAACACGGTATACCGGTCACCGAAGCCCGACGGCAAAGTGGAGTTGCTTGAG ATTCGTGAGGAGCAAGAAGGAAAGAACAAAGTACACCGCTGCTCACGCACCGTCGTCTCGTTAGATGCTCCTGCTGAGAAAACCTTCCCTGGTCTGCCTGACTTGAGCGATTATGTTTTCGTCG GAAATGCTAAATCGGAACTATGGAGGAAAGTAATAAAGGGCAATCCTGGTGAAAATGGAGCGGTAAAAGGAGAGTCCCTTACAGTCACTCATGAGTTGCTGGTCGCGAGGGAGAAGGATGGACCCGTGCCTGTCAG ATACTCGGTGACAACAGACAGCTCTATCCTCGGCCCGGCCAGCGACGTCTACATCCACACCTACAAGGTGCTGCCTCCCCCCACCGCAGCCATCACACCAGACACGACTCAATGCATGACCATTGAAGACGCAACTCCTCGACAGAAGAGAGCggatttattttctaaatttacTGATACCTTGTCGAAGTTTAACCCACTTCTGGACTTCTCGCTGCCTGTTGGACCCGGAGATATTGGTCCTAAATTTGAGAG CTTCAAAAACGAATTCAAGCGGAACTACATTGACCCAGTTGAAGAGGCAGTCCGCAAGAACCTCCTGACCCAATCCACCCGCTTCATCGAGGCCGGCAACCGGGCCACCTCCAGCTTCGAGATGGGCGTGAACTTCCTCGCTGACCGTTTAGATGAGGAGATCAGCCAGCTGTTCGGAGTGAGGGAGCCCGAAGGCCTGGTCGAGGAGGGAATGGTCCCGTTCCCGTATTCGGAGAAGGAAGTGAAAACTGCGTCTGACAAGCTGCCTGAGGAGTTTGATTGGAGGAAGTATGGTGCTGTGTCGCCTGTGCGCT ACCAGGGGACGACGTGTGCTTCATGCTGGGCCTTCGCCGTGGCGGCCTCCACGGAGGGCGCGCTTTTCAAGAAAACCAATAAGCTGGTGCCACTCAGCCCTCAGTGCCTTGTCGACTGCGGCAAATC GTTCGGAGCGCACGGCTGCGGGCCCACTTGGCCGAGCTTCGCCTATGACTACATCCAGAACCGAGGCCTGTCCGCCTGGGACGAGTATGACTATGAAGCCAAG GTCCTGGAGTGCAAGGATACCAAAGTGTCTCCCGTGACGCACATCAGCGGACACGTCAACGTTACCGCCAACAATGAGGATGCTCTCAAG gtggCGATCAAGAACCATGCCCCCACAGTGGTAATAGTGGACGCAATGGCAAAGAGTTTCATCTATTACAAAAGCGGAGTGCTGAACGACAAGAAATG CGGTGAAAGCAAGCCCCGCCTCAACCACGCAGTCCTAGCGGTCGGCTGGGGCTCTAAGGACGACTCCAAAGACGCCCCCCACTTCATCCTGAAGAACAGCTGGTCGGACAAATGGGGGGAAGAGGGCTACATCAAGATAGCCCCAGAATCGTGTGCCGTATTGGAGCGTCCGACTTACTCGTTGGTTCAGCAGCCTAATGTGGATAAAGAGGCGCTGCGATCTTCATATAACGATTAG
- the LOC134751154 gene encoding counting factor associated protein D-like isoform X1 produces the protein MKIVLCVALCAVAVVSGSPSRFSDFRDSVRSTLTKLPQSVNQHVSHIRETIPFSDGRFDKVFGTLDEMVKSFLKQKIKAFASLSNILPAGLSLPDLSLPTSLPIPGVPGFGLPAGSPGSSGGSGSAPPKPKFERSLHVHEDIIVPLSGFTESYEIEWHAESDTMRKVLQGGNGNTVYRSPKPDGKVELLEIREEQEGKNKVHRCSRTVVSLDAPAEKTFPGLPDLSDYVFVGNAKSELWRKVIKGNPGENGAVKGESLTVTHELLVAREKDGPVPVRYSVTTDSSILGPASDVYIHTYKVLPPPTAAITPDTTQCMTIEDATPRQKRADLFSKFTDTLSKFNPLLDFSLPVGPGDIGPKFESFKNEFKRNYIDPVEEAVRKNLLTQSTRFIEAGNRATSSFEMGVNFLADRLDEEISQLFGVREPEGLVEEGMVPFPYSEKEVKTASDKLPEEFDWRKYGAVSPVRYQGTTCASCWAFAVAASTEGALFKKTNKLVPLSPQCLVDCGKSFGAHGCGPTWPSFAYDYIQNRGLSAWDEYDYEAKVLECKDTKVSPVTHISGHVNVTANNEDALKVAIKNHAPTVVIVDAMAKSFIYYKSGVLNDKKCGESKPRLNHAVLAVGWGSKDDSKDAPHFILKNSWSDKWGEEGYIKIAPESCAVLERPTYSLVQQPNVDKEALRSSYND, from the exons CAGTAGTGAGCGGCTCGCCGAGTCGCTTCAGCGATTTCAGAG ATTCAGTGAGAAGCACACTGACAAAACTGCCGCAGTCAGTTAATCAACATGTTAGTCATATTCGAGAAACAATCCCGTTTTCTGATGGCCGTTTCGATAAGGTCTTTG GAACATTGGATGAGATGGTCAAGAGCTTCCTTAAGCAGAAAATCAAGGCCTTCGCATCACTCTCAAACATCCTACCGGCCGGTCTGAGCCTTCCAGACCTGAGTCTGCCTACCTCCCTCCCTATCCCTGGGGTCCCCGGGTTCGGTCTGCCTGCTGGAAGCCCTGGAAGCTCTGGGGGCTCTGGGTCGGCTCCGCCGAAGCCGAAGTTTGAGCGGTCGCTCCATGTGCATGAGGATATTATTGTGCCGTTGTCTGGGTTCACTGAGAGCTATGAGATAGA ATGGCACGCTGAATCTGACACGATGCGTAAGGTCCTGCAGGGTGGCAATGGCAACACGGTATACCGGTCACCGAAGCCCGACGGCAAAGTGGAGTTGCTTGAG ATTCGTGAGGAGCAAGAAGGAAAGAACAAAGTACACCGCTGCTCACGCACCGTCGTCTCGTTAGATGCTCCTGCTGAGAAAACCTTCCCTGGTCTGCCTGACTTGAGCGATTATGTTTTCGTCG GAAATGCTAAATCGGAACTATGGAGGAAAGTAATAAAGGGCAATCCTGGTGAAAATGGAGCGGTAAAAGGAGAGTCCCTTACAGTCACTCATGAGTTGCTGGTCGCGAGGGAGAAGGATGGACCCGTGCCTGTCAG ATACTCGGTGACAACAGACAGCTCTATCCTCGGCCCGGCCAGCGACGTCTACATCCACACCTACAAGGTGCTGCCTCCCCCCACCGCAGCCATCACACCAGACACGACTCAATGCATGACCATTGAAGACGCAACTCCTCGACAGAAGAGAGCggatttattttctaaatttacTGATACCTTGTCGAAGTTTAACCCACTTCTGGACTTCTCGCTGCCTGTTGGACCCGGAGATATTGGTCCTAAATTTGAGAG CTTCAAAAACGAATTCAAGCGGAACTACATTGACCCAGTTGAAGAGGCAGTCCGCAAGAACCTCCTGACCCAATCCACCCGCTTCATCGAGGCCGGCAACCGGGCCACCTCCAGCTTCGAGATGGGCGTGAACTTCCTCGCTGACCGTTTAGATGAGGAGATCAGCCAGCTGTTCGGAGTGAGGGAGCCCGAAGGCCTGGTCGAGGAGGGAATGGTCCCGTTCCCGTATTCGGAGAAGGAAGTGAAAACTGCGTCTGACAAGCTGCCTGAGGAGTTTGATTGGAGGAAGTATGGTGCTGTGTCGCCTGTGCGCT ACCAGGGGACGACGTGTGCTTCATGCTGGGCCTTCGCCGTGGCGGCCTCCACGGAGGGCGCGCTTTTCAAGAAAACCAATAAGCTGGTGCCACTCAGCCCTCAGTGCCTTGTCGACTGCGGCAAATC GTTCGGAGCGCACGGCTGCGGGCCCACTTGGCCGAGCTTCGCCTATGACTACATCCAGAACCGAGGCCTGTCCGCCTGGGACGAGTATGACTATGAAGCCAAG GTCCTGGAGTGCAAGGATACCAAAGTGTCTCCCGTGACGCACATCAGCGGACACGTCAACGTTACCGCCAACAATGAGGATGCTCTCAAG gtggCGATCAAGAACCATGCCCCCACAGTGGTAATAGTGGACGCAATGGCAAAGAGTTTCATCTATTACAAAAGCGGAGTGCTGAACGACAAGAAATG CGGTGAAAGCAAGCCCCGCCTCAACCACGCAGTCCTAGCGGTCGGCTGGGGCTCTAAGGACGACTCCAAAGACGCCCCCCACTTCATCCTGAAGAACAGCTGGTCGGACAAATGGGGGGAAGAGGGCTACATCAAGATAGCCCCAGAATCGTGTGCCGTATTGGAGCGTCCGACTTACTCGTTGGTTCAGCAGCCTAATGTGGATAAAGAGGCGCTGCGATCTTCATATAACGATTAG